In Pyxidicoccus xibeiensis, the genomic stretch CGACTTCATCACCCTGCACCGGGTGGTGCGTGAGGACCGGCCGTGGCGGCCCGCGCGCACGCGCCGGGCGGTGTTCATGGTGCACGGCGACGGGTGGGGCTTCGAGGCGGCGTTCCTCTCCAGCGTGGGCTCGGCGAGCGTGCCGGCGGACCAGTCCATTGCCGCCTTCCTGGCGCAGGAGGGCGTGGACGTGTGGGGCATCGACCTGCGGTGGGTGGGCGTGCCCGCGGGCACGCAGGACTTCTCCTTCATGGCGGACTGGGACCTGGGCACGCACGTGCAGGACGTGGGCACGGGCCTGCGCCTGGCGCGGCTGGGGCGGCGGGTCACCGGCAGCGGTGGCGGCGCCATGCACCTGCTGGGCTGGAGCCGGGGCGCGGCGGTGGCGTACGCGTACATGAGCGCGGAGGCGCGGCTGCCGCGCGGGCTGCGCGAGGTGGACGGCTTCATCCCCGTGGACATGGCGGTGCGCTTCTCGCCGGAGCATGAGCAGCAGCGGCTGTGGGCCTGTGGGCGCCACACGGTGCTGAAGGCGGCGCGCGACGCGGGCCGCGTGGAGGGCGGGCTGCTCGGCCCCGCGCCCGGCATCACCCTTCAGGCCATCGGCGCCCTGGCGGCCACGGCGCCCGACGCGCCGTCTCCACTGCTGCCGGAGGACGTGTTCGGCCCGGGCACGGGCAAGCCCACCAACCGGCGCGCGGCCATCGTCTCCGCGGCGGCCACGGGTGCGCTGCTGGCGCCGCTCAAGCCCATCGCCCCGGACTACCACCTGCTGGCGGGTGTGCCGGATGCCACGGGCCTGCCGGGCAGCCTGGCCTTCACCCACGAAGCCCTCCTCTATGAGTACGCGCAGCGGAGCGCGCCGTACCAGAGCCTCAACGAGGTGGTGGAGACGGAGGCCTGGGCGTGCGGCCTGGACACGCCGTACGACGACAACCTGGACGACGTGAAGGTGCCGGTGCTGTACGTGGGCGCCGCGGGCGGCGTGGGCATCTACGGCAAGCACAGCGTCTCGCTGCTGGGCAGCCAGGACACCACCTTCCTCATGGCCCGCACGCTGCCGGAGTCCCTGCGCGTGCTGGACTACGGCCACGCGGACCTGTTCCTCGCGAACGATGCGCGCGAGCGCGTCTGGACGCCGCTGCTCCAGTGGGTGCGCGCCCACTGAAGCGAAAGCTCAGTCCGCCTTCCAGAGCCCGTGGCGCCGGGCGCGCCGGCCCAGCGTCACCGGGTCCATGCCCAGCGCCACGGCCGCGCGGCGCAGCACGCCGCCATGGCGCTCCAGCGCCTCGCGGATGAGGTCCCGCTCCACGCGCTCCAGCCGCGCGCGCAGGGAGCCGTCGCCGGTGTGCTCGTTGCGCAGGGGCATGGAGCTGCTCAGCGCCGGCGGCAGGAGCCGGCGCGTCACCACCTCGCCCGGGCGTGACAGCAGCACCGAGCGCTCCATGACGTTGCGCAGCTCGCGCACGTTGCCGGGCCAGGGGTGGGCGCGCAGCGCGTCCTCCGCGTCCGGGGCGATGCCGCTCGCGGAGCGCTTGAGGGAGCGGTTGAACAGCTCGAGGAAGAAGCGCGCCAGCTCCGGCACGTCCTCGGGCCGCTCGCGCAGCGGGGGGATGTCGATGGTGAAGCTGTTGAGCCGGTAGAAGAGGTCCGCGCGGAAGCGCCCGGCGCGCACCTCCTCGCCCAGGTCCTTGTTGCTGGCCGCCACCACGCGCACGTCCACGTGCCGCACCTGGGTGCCGCCCACCGGCCGCACGTCCCCCGTCTCCAGCACGCGCAGGAGCTTCGCCTGGAGGTTGGGGGTGGTGTTCTCGATTTCGTCCAGGAAGATGGTGCCGCCGTTGGCGAGGACGAAGAGGCCCGGGTGGTCCGCCACCGCGCCGGTGAAGGCGCCCTTCACGTGGCCGAACAGCTCGCTCTCCAGCAGCGTCTCCGACAGCGCGCCGCAGTCCTGCACCACCAGCGACACGTCCCCGCGCCCGCTGAGCCGGTGGAGGATGCGCGCCAGCACCTCCTTGCCGGTGCCCGTCTCGCCCTGCAGCAGCACCGCCACCCGGTGGGGCGCCACCAGCCGCACCATCTCCATCACCCGCTGCATGGCCGCGCTGCGGAAGCCCACCTCGTCGCCGCCCCGCCCGCCCGGCGCCGTCGGCAGCGCCTGGGACAGCGCCCGCTCACGCAGCAGGTTGCGCTCCAGCTCCAGCGCCATGCGCCACTGCTCGGTGCGCACGCCGTGCTCGCGGCCGGCGTCCAGGACGGCCTGGCGCACGGCGTCCGGCGAGGGCAGCGGCCCGAGCGCGCGGAAGATGCGGCCGGTGTTGAACAGGGCCACCAGCCGCTCCGGGGCGGCGGGCGCGCAGTAGATGAGGCGCGAGGCGAGGTCGCTCGGCGGGCCCGCGCCGGACAGGTCCACCTCCGCGCGGCGCGCGGCCAGGGCCTGCACCAGCGCCAGCGCCTGCTCCTCGTCCTGCCCGCACACCAGCAGCGCCGCGGCGTCGCCACGCGCCAGCAGCGGGTGCACCTCGTTGGCGCTGGAGGCGAAGTGCGGCGTGGCCTGGCCCTCCAGCGCGGCGCGCAGCCCGCCAGCCTCCAGCTCGCTGGCGAACGCCACCACCACCTGGATGTGCGTGGTGGCCAGGTAGCGCGCCAGCTTCACGCCGTCGCCGTTCTCGAAGGTGCGGAAGCTGACGCCCAGCGCCGTCACCGCCCCGGCGGCCTCGTGCCGCCAGCGCACGTCGCCGTGCACGCGGATGTGCTCCCCCGAGTCCGGCAGCGAGAAGGACAGCTCCACCTCCTCGCCTTCGCGCGGCCCCTCCGAGGCGCCGCGCGGCGTGGCGATGAGGCCAATGCCCGTCTCGCTGATGTTGACGGCCCAGCACCCATGGAGCGCCGGCTGCGTCACCACCTTCACGTACAACGGCTTGCGCTCGCTTCGAGGGGCGTAGGCGGACACAGGCCGCGTCATGACTGACGTACTCTACTTCAAGGATGAAGCCCTGACGTGAAATTGCCGCCGTGGAAGATTCAGGAGCCATCACTTCGCCCACCGGTGTGAGGCGCCTTCACCGCTGGCGGCTTCCCGGAGATGGCGAGGGCGGTGCAGGCCCCCAGGGGGAGGGCCCGGCACCGCCCCGGTGACTACCGCTTCTTGTCGTAGAACGGGTTGAGGTCGATGGTGACGCCGCCGACGGAGACCTCGCCGCTGGCGACATCCGTGGCGGCATCCGCGATGGCATTGAGCGCATTGCCGGCGATGCGTCCGACTTCGCCGCCCAGTTGCACCAGGCCCTCCAGCGCGCTCTTGGCGGCGCCGATGCCCTGCTGGGCCAGGCTGTTGAGGTGGTTGACGGCCTCGCCCGCGAGCTGCCCGCCGACGCTGGCCAGGTCCTTCAGCGCGTCCACGCCCGCCTCCTTCAGGTCCTTGAGCGCGGCGAGCAGCTCCTTGCCACCCTCGGTGAGGTTGTCCTTCCAGGCCTTGGCCACCTCCTTGAAGGAGGCGACGCCGTCCTTGAGCAGCTCCACCGCGAACTTCTTCGCCCAGTCCGCGCGCCGGTCGACGAAGTCCTTGATGGCGGTGGCGGCCTCCTTCGCGGCCTCGCCGCCCTTGCGGGCCAGGTCGGACAGCGTCTGCCCCACCCACTCGCGCACCTCGCGCGCGGCGGCGCCGGGGTTCTCCGCGATGTAGCGCAGCGTCTCTACGCCCTTGGCGCCCGCGTCCTTCAGGCCCTTGATGACGCTCTCGGCAATGGCCTTGCCCTGGTCGCCCAGCGCGCGGATGCCGTCCCAGGCCTTCTTCGCCAGCTCGCCGCCCTGCTTGAGGAGGTCCGTGAGGGCCTTCTTCGCCAGGTCGGCGACCTCGCCGGGATTCTTGGCGGCCCACGTGAGCAGCTCCAGGCCCTTCTCACCGGCCCGCTTCGCGCTGTCGATGGCGGAGGACAGGCCCGCCTTCGCCGCGTCGATGAGCTCCTTCGCCTTCTCCTTCGCCGCGCCCTTGAGGTTCTCGTAGCCGGCCTGCAAGTCCTGCAGCGTGGAGACGGCCTTCTTGTAGAGCGCCTTGCCGCTCTCCGTCACGAAGTCCGCGCCGGACTCGACGAGGCTCTTGAGGCCCTCCAGCGCCTGCTTCGCCACGGGGCCGGGGTTCTGGGCGATGTACTTGAGCGTCTCCAGGCCCTTGAGGCCGGCCTTCTTCGCCTCGTCGATGACGTTGGCGACGACCTTCTTCGCCTCCTCGGCGAGCTGGCCGCCCTTCTCGATGACGGTGTTGTACGTCTCGAGGGCCTTCTTCGCGACGGCGTCGCCGTACTTCGTGGGGTTGCGGATGACGTCGGCGAGCTGGCGGATGATGCCGGCCGCCGTCTTCATGCTGTCGCCCGCGGCCTCGGCGGCGGAGACGCCCGCGTACTCGGCGAGCTGCACCGCGCCCTTGGCGCCCTTCTCCACGCCCCACTCCACCAGCTTCGCGGCCTCCTCCGGCCCGTAGTAGGCGGCGAGCGTGGCCAGGCCCTGCGGCCCCTGCGCGGCGGCGGTGGCCACGTTGATGGCCTTCATCCAGTCCGGGGCCTTGTAGCCCTGCGGGTCCTTCTCGAACTTCTCCTTCTCGGCGGTGAAGGCGATGTCGAGCGCCAGCTCCGCCACGCCGAAGCCCAGGCCCACGCCCGCGTTCACCAGCGCGCCCACGCCGGTGAAGTCCAGCACGGTGCCCACCACGGCATCCACGCCGTTGAGCTGCGCGCCCACGAGCGCGAAGTAGCCCAGGTCCTTGTTCTTGGACTGGAGCTCGGCGGCCTCGTTGGCGTACTTCACCGTGTCGATGGCGGCGGGCACGGCGCCGAGGAAGGGAATGGCCTTGGAGAGGTTCTTGAAGACCTTCTCCGCGACCTCCTTGCCCACCTCCACGCCCATCTTCCCCAGCATGCCGTCCAGCGCCTTCAGGCCCTGGGACAACAGCTTGCTGCCGCCCTTCTCCAGCAGGGGCCCCAGGCCCTTGAGGCTCGTGTTGAGGGCGTCCGCGCCGGCGCCGTCGGACAGCTTGAGGAGGAAGCCGAGCGCCTCGGAGTCGAACTCCTTCACGGCCTTGGCCAGCACCTTGGCGGCGTCGTCATCCAGCTTGGTGGCGAGCGTGCCGAGCTGCTGCGCCACCTTCGGGTCGCTCAGCGCCTTGGCCAGCACGCCGTGCTCCAAGCCGCCCAGGGCGCTGACGAGCCGCTTGCCCGCGGCCGGGTCCAGCTTGTCGAGCTGGCCCACCAGCCCGTCCAGCACCTTCGGGTCGGTGATGCCCTTGAGGACGGACTCCAGCTTGTCCGGGCCGCCCAGCTTCGTGGCCACGTCGCTCAGCTTCTGGAGCTGCTCGGGGGACAGCTTCGCGGCCAGCGCGGGGTCCAACCCCTTCACGGCGACCTTCGCGGCGTCGGCGCCCTTCTGGGCCAGCTCGGTGGCGTCCTTCTGGGACAGGCCCCCGCTCATCAGCAGGTCCTTGAAGGCCTTCAGGTCCTTCTGGAGGTCCGGGAACTCCGCGGCGAGCTGGGCGGCGGCGAGCGCCTTGTCCCCGGCGGACGCCTTGGGGTCCACCAGCGTGAGGGCGGCGCCCGCGGCGCGCAGCGCGCCGTCCAGCTTGCGCAAGTCATTGGCCAGCTTCGGCGCATCCGCGCCGGCGAACTCCTTGAGGGCGCTGGCCAGCTCCACCGTGGCCTTGGCCTTCTCGAGCCCCGTCTTGGACGGGTCGCTCCAGGTGGCCACCGCGTCGATGAGCTTCTCCGCGGCGGGCAGGCCGTTGAGGGTCTTCTTGAGGACGCCCTTGAGGTCCTCGGGCGCGAAGATGTCGCCTGCGGACTTGGCCAGATTGAGGGCGGCCTTGGCCTTGTCCACCGTGGAGGCCTTCGGGTCGCTCAGCGTGCCGAGCGCGCCCAGGGCCTCAGAGTTGGTGGCCAGCTTCGCCAGCTTGCTGTCCTTGAGACCCAGCCGTTGCAGGGCGTTGGGCACCGTCTCCGGGAACTGCTTGGACAGCTCTCCCAGCGCGGTGGCCTTCTCCGAGAACGAGCCGGTGGCGAGCTTGCTGAGCGCGTCGTAGGCCTTCTTGAGGTCCTCCTTGGACTTGTCCTTCAGCTCCGGGAAGAGCTTGGGCAATTCCTCGGGCGTCTTCGGGAGCGCGCCGTTGCCCGCGGGCGGGGACGCGCCGTCCAGGTTCACCTGCGGGCGAGCGCCGGCGGCGTTCTGGGCGGAGAACTGGTCATTGGTGAAGGCCTGGGGCTGCTGCGGGCGGGCCTGGTTCTGGGGCGTGCTCTTCGCCGCGGCGGCCTGGCGGGCGGCGGCCTCGGCGGCGGCGCGGGCCGCGGCTTCGGCGGCACGTCGGGCGGCCTCCGCGGCGGCTTCAGCGGCGCGGCGGGCGGCTTCAGCGGCGGAACTGTCGACGGGCCGGGACATGGGGTCTGTCTCCTGAGAATCCGGGGATATGACCATTGTCGTCGGAACGAGTGGCGCGGTTGCGCGCCTGCCCCCCGGTACGGCATGCCCGTGAAGGGGGATGTGGGCCCCTGTCAGGTAACCAGCAGGCCCATGAGCAGGTCGTCCACGAGCGCGCCGTCGTCGGCCCGGAGGAAGGCCCTGCGCGCGCCCTCGTGCTGGAAGCCCATCGCGCGGTAGAGGGCGATGGCGCGGGGGTTGTCGGCGCGCACGCACAGCTCCACCCGGAGCACCCGCTGTCCGTCCGTGTCCCGGTGCGAGCGCACCCACTCGAGCAGGTGCTGCATCAGCAGGCGTCCCACGCCCAGCCCCTGGGCAGCCGGGTGGACCCCAATGCCCAGCACTCCCACGTGGCGCAGCATCCGGTAGCCAAGGCGCAGCACGGACGCCTCGCCCAGGAGGGCGCCGTCCTCCGATTCCACGAGGAGGGGGAAGGCGGTGCCATCCGTCTTGTGGAGCCCCGCGCGCTCGCGGTCCGTGGCGTAGGCCGCGGCATCCGGGGGCAGCTCGTCCTCGTGCTTCACGACCCCCTGCCGGGCCTGGACGATGGCTCGCTCCAGCACGTAGAGCGCCGCCGCGTCCGCGTGGGTGGCCCGCCGGATGGAGCAGGTGCGACCGTCGCGGAGTGGAACCCGAAGGGCCTTGGAGTGCATGGGCGCGAGGGTAGCGCGTCCTCTATCGTCCCCGGCATGAATCCCCAGGCCTTCGTCCCGCCCTCCCGCGCCCGCCTCGTCGCGCTGGCCTGCTGCGCCCTGGCCTTCACCGTGGGCTGCAGCGATGACCCGCCCGAGACGCCCGTGGGTCGCGGCGTCCTGCTCATCGGCAACACGCGCGCGGACAACGTGGTCCGCGTGGACGCGGAGACAGGCGAGTTCCTCGAGGACTTCGTCGCGGACGATGGGCCGGCGGGGCTCGCCGCGCCGGATGCGCTCGTCTTCGGTCCGGAGGGAGACCTGTACGTGTCGAGCGGCGCCACGGAGGAGAACTCGGCCATCGTCCGGTACGACGGAGAGACGGGCGAGTTCGTCACGGTGTTCGCCGTGGCCCGGGGCCTGGTGCGCCCGTATGGCCTGGCCTTCGGGCCGGATGGGCTGATGTACGTGAGCAGCTTCCTCACGGACCGCATCCTCCGGTTCGACGGGGAGACGGGGACGTTCATCGACGTCTTCGCCACGGGGAACGGCCAGCCGGGCGGGCTCAATGGCCCCAACGGGCTGGCCTTCGGACCGGATGGCCGGCTCTACGTGACGACGCAGGGCAGTGTCGGCGTGGATGGCCAGCCCACCTTTCCCGGCCTCCCCAGCCAGGTGCTGCGCTTCGACATCGCCACGGGAGCGGCGGAGGTCTTCATCGACCAGCCCGCGCTGTCTCCGGCGGGACAGGGCTACATCAGCCTGCTCGGGCTGGCCTTCGGGCCGGACTGCGGCCGCGCTGGCGGCGCGTGTGACTTGT encodes the following:
- a CDS encoding alpha/beta fold hydrolase; the encoded protein is MRSWFIVCVSLAGLLWGCGGSEEASAQEPRQVVSAEATLQGVSVHDAPRFTERLPVAGDVAHYRVRVRVGAGEHDFITLHRVVREDRPWRPARTRRAVFMVHGDGWGFEAAFLSSVGSASVPADQSIAAFLAQEGVDVWGIDLRWVGVPAGTQDFSFMADWDLGTHVQDVGTGLRLARLGRRVTGSGGGAMHLLGWSRGAAVAYAYMSAEARLPRGLREVDGFIPVDMAVRFSPEHEQQRLWACGRHTVLKAARDAGRVEGGLLGPAPGITLQAIGALAATAPDAPSPLLPEDVFGPGTGKPTNRRAAIVSAAATGALLAPLKPIAPDYHLLAGVPDATGLPGSLAFTHEALLYEYAQRSAPYQSLNEVVETEAWACGLDTPYDDNLDDVKVPVLYVGAAGGVGIYGKHSVSLLGSQDTTFLMARTLPESLRVLDYGHADLFLANDARERVWTPLLQWVRAH
- a CDS encoding sigma 54-interacting transcriptional regulator produces the protein MTRPVSAYAPRSERKPLYVKVVTQPALHGCWAVNISETGIGLIATPRGASEGPREGEEVELSFSLPDSGEHIRVHGDVRWRHEAAGAVTALGVSFRTFENGDGVKLARYLATTHIQVVVAFASELEAGGLRAALEGQATPHFASSANEVHPLLARGDAAALLVCGQDEEQALALVQALAARRAEVDLSGAGPPSDLASRLIYCAPAAPERLVALFNTGRIFRALGPLPSPDAVRQAVLDAGREHGVRTEQWRMALELERNLLRERALSQALPTAPGGRGGDEVGFRSAAMQRVMEMVRLVAPHRVAVLLQGETGTGKEVLARILHRLSGRGDVSLVVQDCGALSETLLESELFGHVKGAFTGAVADHPGLFVLANGGTIFLDEIENTTPNLQAKLLRVLETGDVRPVGGTQVRHVDVRVVAASNKDLGEEVRAGRFRADLFYRLNSFTIDIPPLRERPEDVPELARFFLELFNRSLKRSASGIAPDAEDALRAHPWPGNVRELRNVMERSVLLSRPGEVVTRRLLPPALSSSMPLRNEHTGDGSLRARLERVERDLIREALERHGGVLRRAAVALGMDPVTLGRRARRHGLWKAD
- a CDS encoding Dauer Up-regulated, producing MSRPVDSSAAEAARRAAEAAAEAARRAAEAAARAAAEAAARQAAAAKSTPQNQARPQQPQAFTNDQFSAQNAAGARPQVNLDGASPPAGNGALPKTPEELPKLFPELKDKSKEDLKKAYDALSKLATGSFSEKATALGELSKQFPETVPNALQRLGLKDSKLAKLATNSEALGALGTLSDPKASTVDKAKAALNLAKSAGDIFAPEDLKGVLKKTLNGLPAAEKLIDAVATWSDPSKTGLEKAKATVELASALKEFAGADAPKLANDLRKLDGALRAAGAALTLVDPKASAGDKALAAAQLAAEFPDLQKDLKAFKDLLMSGGLSQKDATELAQKGADAAKVAVKGLDPALAAKLSPEQLQKLSDVATKLGGPDKLESVLKGITDPKVLDGLVGQLDKLDPAAGKRLVSALGGLEHGVLAKALSDPKVAQQLGTLATKLDDDAAKVLAKAVKEFDSEALGFLLKLSDGAGADALNTSLKGLGPLLEKGGSKLLSQGLKALDGMLGKMGVEVGKEVAEKVFKNLSKAIPFLGAVPAAIDTVKYANEAAELQSKNKDLGYFALVGAQLNGVDAVVGTVLDFTGVGALVNAGVGLGFGVAELALDIAFTAEKEKFEKDPQGYKAPDWMKAINVATAAAQGPQGLATLAAYYGPEEAAKLVEWGVEKGAKGAVQLAEYAGVSAAEAAGDSMKTAAGIIRQLADVIRNPTKYGDAVAKKALETYNTVIEKGGQLAEEAKKVVANVIDEAKKAGLKGLETLKYIAQNPGPVAKQALEGLKSLVESGADFVTESGKALYKKAVSTLQDLQAGYENLKGAAKEKAKELIDAAKAGLSSAIDSAKRAGEKGLELLTWAAKNPGEVADLAKKALTDLLKQGGELAKKAWDGIRALGDQGKAIAESVIKGLKDAGAKGVETLRYIAENPGAAAREVREWVGQTLSDLARKGGEAAKEAATAIKDFVDRRADWAKKFAVELLKDGVASFKEVAKAWKDNLTEGGKELLAALKDLKEAGVDALKDLASVGGQLAGEAVNHLNSLAQQGIGAAKSALEGLVQLGGEVGRIAGNALNAIADAATDVASGEVSVGGVTIDLNPFYDKKR
- a CDS encoding GNAT family N-acetyltransferase, which encodes MHSKALRVPLRDGRTCSIRRATHADAAALYVLERAIVQARQGVVKHEDELPPDAAAYATDRERAGLHKTDGTAFPLLVESEDGALLGEASVLRLGYRMLRHVGVLGIGVHPAAQGLGVGRLLMQHLLEWVRSHRDTDGQRVLRVELCVRADNPRAIALYRAMGFQHEGARRAFLRADDGALVDDLLMGLLVT
- a CDS encoding Vgb family protein, coding for MNPQAFVPPSRARLVALACCALAFTVGCSDDPPETPVGRGVLLIGNTRADNVVRVDAETGEFLEDFVADDGPAGLAAPDALVFGPEGDLYVSSGATEENSAIVRYDGETGEFVTVFAVARGLVRPYGLAFGPDGLMYVSSFLTDRILRFDGETGTFIDVFATGNGQPGGLNGPNGLAFGPDGRLYVTTQGSVGVDGQPTFPGLPSQVLRFDIATGAAEVFIDQPALSPAGQGYISLLGLAFGPDCGRAGGACDLFVSDFANDIRRYDLETRALEATLSTNYSGTVPSENNVGYLSFDDAGRLFTVGFDNVQGGDLRGAVLRFDGRTNAPLPSAGNTGAIFIPPTTRLVRPIGITFTRQ